From the genome of Colwellia psychrerythraea 34H, one region includes:
- a CDS encoding TetR/AcrR family transcriptional regulator: MAWHETHKEQSKDRILKSAAMLFTHYGFEKISINQVMKNAELTRGAFYSHFNSKSDLYAQAISKGAKVASKRKPENCPQNMKDFAKYYLSTEHRDNNYEQACPLAFLVSDINQQNEQVKETYTKTLKAFIAQAQSLTVSREKALQSAVLMIGGLALSRALDDKNFSNELLAACKAGVTSLSTEEGVNVS; the protein is encoded by the coding sequence ATGGCGTGGCATGAAACTCATAAAGAGCAATCAAAAGATAGAATCTTAAAAAGTGCTGCAATGCTTTTTACACATTATGGTTTTGAAAAAATATCGATCAATCAAGTGATGAAAAATGCTGAACTCACCAGAGGCGCATTTTATAGTCACTTTAATTCGAAAAGTGACTTGTACGCACAAGCGATAAGTAAAGGCGCAAAAGTTGCTTCGAAACGTAAACCTGAAAATTGTCCGCAGAATATGAAAGATTTTGCTAAATACTATTTAAGTACTGAACATAGAGATAATAACTATGAACAAGCATGTCCATTAGCTTTTTTGGTTTCAGATATTAACCAACAAAATGAACAAGTTAAAGAAACTTATACCAAGACGCTGAAAGCTTTTATAGCGCAAGCTCAATCTTTAACCGTCAGTCGTGAAAAAGCACTGCAAAGCGCAGTATTGATGATTGGCGGCTTGGCTCTATCTAGAGCTTTAGATGATAAAAACTTTAGCAATGAACTCTTAGCTGCTTGTAAAGCTGGGGTTACTTCATTATCAACAGAAGAGGGCGTTAATGTCAGCTGA
- a CDS encoding Ppx/GppA phosphatase yields the protein MTDILSQNQALPKTIPQYDESHYAVVDLGSNSFHLLITQLITSPTGKSIKTVNKVKQKVRLAAGLTSHNLLTDEAITRGLDCLKNFALYLNSIPVNNTLIVATAALRIAKNNQVFFDAAKKILPKEIKLLSGEQEAKTIYAGVAHTSISNIQQSATKQLVLDIGGASTEIIVGLGCTAKKVVSLDIGCVSFIGKYFTNDLLNKENFNQCIAGAADIINTVKAEFIQLGWQSAVGSSGTMQAMAEILIQRQQTPIITLEFLYEIQQTLIKCKTIDSIEIAGLRADRKAILASGLSILIALFQCLHIEALCLSSGALREGLLFELVPDAKII from the coding sequence TTGACTGATATTTTGAGCCAAAATCAAGCCTTACCAAAGACAATACCACAGTATGATGAAAGTCATTATGCTGTGGTCGATTTAGGCTCTAATAGTTTCCACCTCCTTATTACCCAATTAATAACATCACCAACGGGTAAGTCTATAAAAACCGTTAACAAAGTTAAGCAAAAAGTTCGCTTGGCGGCAGGTTTAACTAGTCATAACCTACTCACTGATGAAGCTATAACACGCGGCCTTGATTGCCTTAAAAACTTTGCTTTATACCTCAACAGTATTCCGGTAAATAATACTCTTATTGTCGCAACAGCAGCATTACGCATTGCTAAGAATAATCAGGTGTTTTTTGATGCCGCTAAGAAAATCTTACCCAAAGAAATAAAGTTACTCAGTGGGGAGCAAGAAGCCAAAACAATTTATGCTGGTGTCGCCCATACCTCTATATCAAATATCCAGCAATCTGCTACTAAGCAATTAGTACTCGACATTGGCGGTGCTAGTACCGAGATTATCGTTGGTTTAGGTTGTACTGCGAAAAAAGTGGTTAGTTTAGATATTGGTTGCGTTAGTTTTATTGGCAAGTACTTTACGAATGATCTGCTAAATAAAGAAAACTTCAATCAATGTATTGCTGGTGCTGCAGATATTATTAACACAGTGAAAGCAGAGTTTATTCAACTGGGTTGGCAATCTGCGGTTGGAAGCTCTGGTACTATGCAAGCCATGGCTGAGATACTGATTCAACGTCAGCAAACACCAATTATCACCTTAGAGTTTCTTTATGAAATTCAGCAAACTCTGATCAAGTGTAAAACTATAGATAGTATTGAGATAGCAGGACTAAGAGCTGATCGAAAAGCGATATTAGCTAGCGGTTTAAGCATTTTAATCGCTTTGTTTCAATGTCTGCATATTGAAGCATTATGCCTTTCAAGTGGTGCACTGCGTGAAGGTTTACTCTTTGAATTAGTCCCTGATGCTAAAATTATCTAA
- the rhlB gene encoding ATP-dependent RNA helicase RhlB, whose protein sequence is MKKTHLTETKFADLNLAPQVVTGLEAMGFDYCTSIQAKSLPVLLQGTDLAGQAQTGEGKTIAFLAATFHHLLQKEAPTHNQPRALIMAPTRELAIQIHRDATEMAKSTGLRLGVVYGGEGYESQRLELEAGVDILIGTCGRLIDYMKQGIYNLKNIEVIVLDEADRMFDLGFIKDIRYMFDKMPPATERLSMLFSATLSFRVKELAFDHMNDPTSVEVEPEQKTNSRISEELFYPSNEDKMTLLQTLIEEDWPEKAIVFANTKHVCEKVFDHLNADKIRVGLLTGDVPQKKRLKILEEFTDGTVDILVATDVAARGLHIPSVTHVFNYDLPDDCQDYVHRIGRTGRAGETGHAISLACEQYVFNLPEIETYIGHDLPVTKYDHDALLTDLPRPKPRQRRPRTGANRQGGRANPRQGNRGSTPNRGTRS, encoded by the coding sequence ATGAAAAAAACACACTTAACTGAAACTAAATTCGCTGACCTAAATCTTGCTCCGCAAGTAGTGACCGGATTAGAAGCCATGGGCTTCGATTATTGTACGTCTATTCAGGCGAAATCTTTACCCGTTCTTTTGCAAGGCACTGATTTAGCTGGCCAAGCACAAACTGGTGAAGGTAAAACCATTGCCTTTTTAGCCGCTACTTTTCATCATTTGCTTCAAAAAGAAGCTCCTACTCATAATCAACCACGTGCCTTGATCATGGCTCCTACACGTGAATTAGCAATACAAATTCACCGTGATGCAACTGAAATGGCGAAAAGTACCGGATTACGCCTTGGTGTTGTATATGGGGGCGAAGGTTATGAAAGTCAACGTTTAGAACTAGAAGCTGGTGTTGATATTCTTATCGGTACTTGTGGTCGTTTAATTGATTACATGAAGCAAGGTATTTACAACTTAAAAAATATCGAAGTTATTGTACTTGACGAAGCTGACAGAATGTTTGATTTAGGTTTTATTAAAGATATACGTTATATGTTTGATAAAATGCCTCCTGCAACAGAACGTTTAAGCATGTTGTTCTCTGCAACTTTATCATTCCGTGTTAAAGAGCTTGCCTTTGACCACATGAACGATCCAACCAGCGTAGAAGTAGAACCAGAGCAAAAAACTAATAGCCGTATCAGTGAAGAACTATTTTATCCATCAAACGAAGATAAAATGACTTTACTACAAACACTAATTGAAGAAGATTGGCCAGAAAAGGCAATTGTCTTTGCAAATACTAAACATGTTTGTGAAAAGGTTTTTGATCATCTAAATGCCGATAAAATTCGTGTTGGTTTGTTAACTGGCGATGTGCCACAAAAGAAACGTCTAAAAATATTAGAAGAATTTACTGATGGTACAGTAGATATTCTTGTGGCAACTGATGTTGCTGCACGTGGTTTACACATTCCTAGCGTAACGCATGTTTTTAACTATGATTTACCTGATGACTGCCAAGATTATGTTCACCGTATAGGTCGTACAGGTCGTGCTGGTGAAACTGGTCATGCGATAAGCTTAGCTTGTGAACAATATGTTTTTAATTTACCAGAAATTGAAACCTATATTGGCCATGATCTACCAGTAACAAAGTATGACCATGATGCTTTATTGACTGACCTTCCAAGACCTAAACCTCGTCAACGCCGCCCTAGAACAGGCGCTAACAGACAAGGCGGTCGTGCAAACCCTAGACAAGGAAACCGTGGTAGTACTCCTAATCGCGGCACTCGTAGCTAA
- the trxA gene encoding thioredoxin TrxA yields the protein MSDKIVQLTDDSFEADVLKASGLVLVDFWAEWCGPCKMIAPVLDDIATEYDGKVTVGKLNIDQNSATPPKYGVRGIPTLLLFKDGEIADTKVGALSKTQLKEFLDKNL from the coding sequence ATGAGCGATAAAATTGTTCAGCTAACTGATGATAGTTTTGAAGCAGATGTATTAAAAGCATCGGGTTTAGTATTAGTTGATTTTTGGGCTGAATGGTGTGGTCCTTGTAAAATGATTGCCCCAGTACTTGATGATATTGCCACAGAATACGATGGCAAAGTGACTGTTGGTAAATTAAACATAGATCAAAACTCAGCGACACCACCTAAATATGGTGTACGTGGTATTCCAACATTATTACTTTTTAAAGATGGTGAAATTGCTGACACTAAAGTGGGCGCACTATCGAAAACTCAATTAAAAGAGTTTTTAGATAAAAACTTGTAA
- the rho gene encoding transcription termination factor Rho, translating to MNLTELKEKSINELVDLAATMKLENLARTRKQDIIFAILKAHAEGDNDIFGGGVLEILQDGFGFLRSADSSYLAGPDDIYVSPSQIRRFSMRTGDTIQGKIRSPKKGERYFALLKVTEVNFDRPENTRNKILFENLTPIHPTDRFSLARGNGSTEDITARILDLASPIGKGQRGLIVAPPKAGKTLLLQNIAQSIAHNNPDAELMVLLIDERPEEVTEMQRLVKGEVIASTFDEPASRHVQVAEMVIEKAKRLVEHKKDVVILLDSITRLARAYNTVIPSSGKILTGGVDANALHRPKRFFGAARNIEEGGSLTIIATALVETGSKMDEVIYEEFKGTGNMELHLSRKISEKRVFPAININRSGTRREELITKPDELQKMWILRKIVHEMDEIGAIEFLIDKLAMTKTNDEFFDSMKRK from the coding sequence ATGAACCTTACCGAACTGAAAGAAAAATCCATTAATGAATTGGTTGACCTTGCTGCGACAATGAAGCTTGAAAACCTTGCTAGAACACGTAAACAAGACATAATTTTTGCTATTTTAAAAGCACATGCGGAAGGCGATAATGATATTTTCGGCGGCGGTGTTTTAGAGATTTTACAAGATGGTTTTGGTTTCTTACGCTCGGCAGATTCCTCATACTTAGCTGGCCCTGATGATATTTATGTATCACCAAGCCAAATTCGTCGTTTTAGTATGCGAACGGGTGACACCATCCAAGGTAAAATTCGTTCTCCTAAAAAAGGTGAACGTTACTTTGCCCTATTAAAAGTGACTGAAGTTAACTTTGACCGACCTGAAAACACACGTAATAAGATTTTATTTGAAAACTTAACGCCTATTCATCCAACCGATCGTTTTTCATTGGCGCGTGGTAATGGTTCAACAGAAGATATTACCGCACGTATTTTAGATTTAGCCTCACCAATTGGTAAAGGGCAACGTGGTTTAATCGTTGCGCCACCAAAAGCCGGTAAAACTTTATTATTACAAAACATTGCTCAAAGTATTGCGCACAATAATCCTGACGCAGAGTTAATGGTATTGTTGATCGATGAACGTCCAGAAGAAGTTACAGAAATGCAACGCCTTGTAAAAGGTGAAGTTATTGCTTCAACGTTCGATGAACCAGCAAGTCGTCATGTACAAGTGGCTGAAATGGTAATCGAAAAAGCAAAACGTTTAGTTGAACACAAAAAAGACGTAGTTATTTTACTTGATTCAATTACCCGTTTAGCACGTGCTTATAACACGGTAATCCCATCGTCAGGTAAAATATTGACTGGTGGTGTTGATGCTAATGCTCTGCATCGTCCAAAGCGTTTCTTTGGTGCTGCACGTAACATTGAAGAAGGTGGTAGTTTAACTATTATCGCAACAGCACTTGTAGAAACTGGTTCTAAAATGGACGAAGTTATCTACGAAGAATTTAAAGGTACAGGTAATATGGAATTACACCTGTCTCGTAAAATTTCTGAAAAGCGAGTTTTCCCAGCTATTAACATTAATCGTAGTGGTACACGTCGTGAAGAACTTATTACTAAGCCAGATGAATTACAAAAAATGTGGATCTTACGTAAAATCGTTCATGAAATGGATGAAATAGGTGCGATTGAATTCCTAATCGACAAACTTGCAATGACCAAAACCAATGATGAGTTTTTTGATTCAATGAAGCGTAAATAA
- the ubiD gene encoding 4-hydroxy-3-polyprenylbenzoate decarboxylase, with protein sequence MKYSDLRDFISQLEKIGQLKRITQPISTHLTMTEISDRTLRAKGPALLFENAVSESGEPYNMPVLTNLFGTPDRVALAMGQKDVGALRDVGKLLAMLKEPEPPKGFRDALGKIPVYKQVLNMPVKVIKKPLCQQIVLSGDDVDLTKMPIQSCWPGDVAPLITWGLTVTRGPHKERQNLGIYRQQVLSKNKVIMRWLSHRGGALDFQEFKKENPGEKYPVSVALGADPATILGAVTPVPDTLSEYAFAGLLRGAKTEVAKSISNDLEVPATAEIILEGYLDPEEMAPEGPYGDHTGYYNEVDNFPVMTVTHITMRKDAIYHSTYTGRPPDEPAILGVALNEVFVPILQKQFPEIQDFYLPPEGCSYRLAVVTIKKQYAGHAKRVMMGVWSFLRQFMYTKFVIVCDDDINARDWEDVIWAMTTRMDPSRDTVLIENTPIDYLDFASPVSGLGSKMGMDATNKWPGETNREWGEPIEMTQEIKNQVDELWDELDIL encoded by the coding sequence ATGAAATATAGTGATTTAAGAGACTTTATTAGTCAGCTTGAAAAAATAGGCCAACTTAAACGAATTACTCAGCCTATATCTACTCATTTAACAATGACAGAGATCAGTGACAGAACACTGAGAGCAAAAGGACCTGCATTACTTTTTGAAAATGCAGTCAGTGAAAGTGGCGAACCATACAATATGCCAGTCCTAACCAACCTTTTTGGTACCCCTGACAGAGTTGCTTTAGCTATGGGGCAAAAGGATGTTGGTGCTTTACGTGATGTTGGCAAGTTATTAGCTATGTTAAAAGAGCCTGAACCACCAAAAGGTTTTCGTGATGCTTTAGGTAAAATACCTGTTTATAAGCAAGTATTGAATATGCCGGTGAAAGTGATTAAAAAACCATTATGTCAGCAAATTGTGCTTTCAGGTGATGACGTCGATTTGACCAAAATGCCGATACAAAGTTGTTGGCCTGGTGATGTAGCGCCACTAATAACTTGGGGACTGACTGTTACGAGAGGTCCACATAAAGAGCGCCAAAATCTCGGTATTTATCGTCAACAAGTGCTTAGTAAAAATAAAGTCATTATGCGTTGGTTATCACATCGTGGCGGTGCCCTTGATTTTCAAGAATTTAAAAAAGAAAATCCAGGTGAAAAATACCCTGTTTCCGTTGCTTTAGGTGCAGATCCTGCCACTATTTTAGGCGCAGTAACACCGGTACCAGATACGCTTTCTGAATATGCTTTTGCGGGTTTATTACGTGGAGCCAAAACTGAAGTGGCTAAATCAATAAGTAATGACTTAGAAGTTCCTGCCACAGCAGAGATTATTTTGGAAGGGTATTTAGATCCTGAAGAAATGGCACCAGAGGGACCTTATGGTGATCATACTGGTTATTACAATGAAGTAGATAACTTTCCTGTTATGACAGTAACTCATATCACTATGCGAAAAGATGCTATTTATCACAGCACCTATACCGGCAGACCGCCTGATGAACCAGCAATTTTAGGTGTTGCCCTTAATGAAGTATTTGTTCCTATTCTACAAAAGCAATTTCCTGAAATTCAAGACTTCTATTTACCGCCAGAAGGTTGCTCTTATCGTCTAGCTGTCGTGACGATTAAAAAGCAATATGCGGGTCATGCCAAGCGCGTAATGATGGGCGTATGGTCGTTTTTACGACAATTCATGTACACCAAGTTTGTGATAGTATGTGACGATGATATAAATGCCAGAGACTGGGAAGATGTGATATGGGCAATGACCACACGCATGGATCCGAGTCGTGATACTGTTTTGATAGAAAACACCCCAATTGATTATCTTGATTTTGCATCACCTGTGTCTGGTTTAGGTTCTAAAATGGGCATGGATGCAACCAACAAATGGCCTGGTGAAACAAATCGTGAGTGGGGCGAACCCATTGAGATGACGCAGGAAATAAAAAACCAAGTTGATGAACTTTGGGATGAATTAGATATTTTATAG
- the fre gene encoding NAD(P)H-flavin reductase, translated as MKTVSCQIQSLSSLTPHVYKVLLKPDEKIDFIAGQYLNFIMSDEDKRPFSIASSPNSDLIELQIGAFAADSYPMQVIECIKASHASGEKVTIEIPLGHAQLRTESERPLLLLAGGTGFSYIKSMFEYLAEQKSQRHIMVYWGLREESAVYELEKTIATIAKLPHANFIPVIENIKESNENPWQGKTGLVHQAAMHDIVGFEPYDIYLAGRFDMVGAIRSDFVEHGALLEHMYADAFAFI; from the coding sequence ATGAAAACAGTTAGTTGTCAAATACAGTCGTTATCATCGTTAACGCCTCATGTGTATAAAGTACTATTAAAACCTGATGAAAAGATTGATTTTATTGCTGGTCAATATTTGAACTTTATTATGAGTGATGAGGATAAACGTCCGTTTTCAATTGCTAGCTCACCAAATAGTGACTTAATTGAATTGCAAATAGGTGCTTTTGCTGCCGATAGTTATCCTATGCAGGTGATTGAGTGTATTAAGGCTAGCCATGCGAGTGGTGAGAAGGTAACAATTGAAATTCCTTTAGGTCATGCGCAATTACGCACTGAGAGTGAACGACCGTTATTACTACTTGCGGGTGGTACTGGATTTTCTTATATCAAATCGATGTTTGAGTATTTAGCAGAGCAAAAGTCGCAGCGTCACATCATGGTTTATTGGGGATTACGTGAAGAAAGCGCTGTGTATGAGCTTGAAAAAACTATTGCTACTATTGCCAAACTTCCTCATGCCAATTTTATTCCAGTTATTGAGAATATTAAAGAGAGTAACGAAAATCCTTGGCAAGGCAAAACAGGCTTAGTTCATCAAGCCGCTATGCATGATATTGTCGGTTTTGAACCCTATGATATTTATTTAGCAGGGCGTTTTGATATGGTCGGTGCTATTCGTAGTGACTTCGTTGAGCATGGCGCATTGTTAGAGCATATGTATGCAGATGCATTTGCTTTCATTTAA
- a CDS encoding response regulator transcription factor yields the protein MIQPEKIIIADDHPLFRQALLGTLKAKLTYTVWLEAQTIEELEQQLTNNNDSDLLLLDLNIPGAHGFNTLIHVRNHFPQIPVVIVSAHEDHDTISKAMSYGAAGFVPKSTPVDDIYSAIVAVLSGDTWLPASFEQKQRDNSDGDIAERVASLTQQQYRILMMFAQGMLNKQIAYDLNVSEATIKAHATAIFRKLDVRNRTQAVIAIAQLSLTETGFKQG from the coding sequence ATGATTCAGCCAGAAAAAATAATAATAGCTGACGATCATCCCTTATTTAGACAAGCTTTATTAGGGACATTAAAAGCTAAGCTAACTTATACGGTGTGGCTTGAAGCGCAAACAATTGAAGAGCTTGAGCAACAACTTACTAACAATAATGATAGTGACTTGCTGTTACTAGATTTAAATATTCCTGGCGCCCATGGCTTTAATACCCTAATCCATGTACGTAATCATTTTCCTCAAATTCCTGTTGTTATCGTATCCGCTCATGAAGATCATGACACCATAAGCAAAGCAATGTCTTATGGTGCTGCTGGTTTTGTACCAAAATCAACGCCTGTTGATGACATTTATTCAGCTATTGTTGCGGTGTTATCAGGAGATACCTGGTTACCTGCTTCTTTTGAGCAAAAACAAAGAGATAATAGTGATGGGGACATTGCTGAACGTGTTGCCAGTTTAACTCAGCAGCAATATCGTATATTAATGATGTTCGCTCAAGGCATGTTAAACAAACAAATTGCTTATGATTTAAATGTATCTGAGGCAACAATTAAAGCACATGCTACCGCTATTTTTAGAAAATTAGACGTTCGTAATCGCACGCAAGCCGTTATTGCGATCGCCCAACTAAGTTTAACTGAAACTGGGTTTAAACAGGGTTAA
- a CDS encoding aminoacyl-histidine dipeptidase, with translation MSTLSQLKPASLWQLFEKICSIPHPSKHEQKISLWIQDWAKELGLAIKEDAVGNLFIKKPATAGMEDRKGIILQAHMDMVPQKNNDTDHDFITDPIKPYVIDSGDWVTAEGTTLGADNGVGLASALAILASDDIPHGPLEVLVTIDEEAGMTGAFGLEAGWLDGDILINTDSEQEGEVYMGCAGGIDGNATFALTLEDVPSNYQAFNLSISGLKGGHSGVDIHTGRANANKLLVRFLLSASIDFDISLTELNGGSLRNAIPREANASFVVAKDKVEALKVALADYLSTISANLGAIETDIDMLLISPEDFEQCWTKATQASILRALNACPNGVIRMSDDIEGIVETSLNLGVIHTRGSKLNAMVLIRSLHDDGRLETQRMVQSVFELAGANVVFSGAYPGWKPNTDSAIMQTVRDTYESIFNKVPAVMVIHAGLECGLFKTAYPHWDMVSIGPTIKFPHSPDEKIEIATVEQYWQLLVAVLANIPKK, from the coding sequence ATGAGTACTCTCTCACAGTTAAAACCTGCCAGCTTATGGCAATTATTTGAAAAAATTTGCAGTATTCCACACCCGTCTAAACATGAGCAAAAGATATCCTTGTGGATCCAAGATTGGGCGAAAGAACTGGGCCTAGCCATTAAAGAAGATGCTGTTGGCAATTTATTTATTAAAAAACCAGCAACCGCTGGCATGGAAGACCGTAAGGGCATTATTTTACAAGCACATATGGATATGGTGCCACAGAAAAACAATGACACTGACCATGACTTTATAACCGACCCAATTAAACCTTATGTCATTGATTCTGGGGATTGGGTAACGGCTGAAGGAACGACATTAGGTGCAGATAATGGTGTTGGCTTAGCCTCCGCATTAGCAATTTTAGCCAGTGATGATATTCCACATGGACCGTTAGAAGTACTAGTAACTATTGATGAAGAAGCCGGAATGACTGGCGCTTTTGGCCTAGAAGCTGGCTGGCTTGATGGTGATATCTTAATCAACACCGATTCAGAACAAGAAGGTGAGGTTTACATGGGCTGTGCTGGTGGTATTGATGGTAATGCTACTTTCGCACTAACATTAGAAGATGTTCCTAGTAATTACCAAGCTTTTAACTTATCTATCTCTGGCCTAAAAGGTGGGCATTCTGGTGTCGATATTCATACTGGGCGTGCAAACGCTAACAAGTTATTAGTACGATTTTTATTAAGTGCTAGCATTGATTTTGATATCAGCCTTACTGAGCTAAATGGTGGCAGTTTACGTAATGCTATCCCTAGAGAAGCTAATGCTAGTTTTGTTGTTGCAAAAGATAAAGTCGAGGCGTTAAAGGTCGCCTTAGCAGATTACCTCTCAACTATTAGTGCTAATTTAGGTGCAATTGAAACTGATATCGATATGTTATTAATTTCACCTGAAGACTTTGAGCAGTGTTGGACAAAAGCCACACAAGCTTCAATTCTACGTGCGCTGAATGCTTGTCCTAATGGCGTCATTCGAATGAGTGATGATATTGAAGGCATTGTAGAAACATCACTAAACCTAGGCGTAATTCATACTCGTGGCAGCAAGCTTAATGCCATGGTATTAATACGCAGCTTGCATGACGATGGCCGCTTGGAAACTCAACGAATGGTGCAATCTGTTTTTGAACTTGCCGGTGCTAATGTTGTTTTCTCAGGCGCTTATCCTGGTTGGAAACCTAATACAGATTCAGCCATCATGCAGACTGTTAGAGATACATACGAAAGCATATTTAATAAAGTGCCTGCGGTAATGGTAATTCATGCAGGCTTAGAATGTGGCTTATTCAAAACAGCGTATCCACATTGGGATATGGTTTCTATTGGACCAACGATTAAGTTCCCCCATTCGCCAGACGAAAAAATTGAAATTGCGACTGTTGAGCAATATTGGCAATTATTAGTGGCTGTATTAGCTAATATCCCAAAAAAATAA
- the slmA gene encoding nucleoid occlusion factor SlmA: protein MVATQNKNLKPNRKHQILESLALMLQNCPGQRITTAKLAAEVGFSEAALYRHFPSKARMFEGLIDFIEESIFSRINLILADHKEALVRCHHILHVLVVFAERNPGMCRILAGDALMGENERLRGRVHQFFEKLESQFKQVLRERKLREGKTFTINEAALASLLVSFAEGKISQYVRSGYSKKPSTDFNEQWQFLMANK from the coding sequence ATGGTCGCCACACAAAATAAGAACCTGAAGCCAAACCGTAAACACCAAATATTAGAATCCTTAGCGTTAATGTTACAAAACTGTCCTGGGCAGCGTATCACTACCGCAAAGTTAGCTGCTGAAGTTGGTTTTTCAGAAGCGGCTCTGTATCGTCATTTCCCATCAAAAGCACGTATGTTTGAAGGCTTAATCGACTTTATCGAAGAGTCTATTTTTTCACGAATCAATTTGATTCTTGCGGACCATAAAGAAGCGTTAGTACGTTGCCATCACATATTGCATGTTTTAGTCGTTTTTGCTGAGCGCAACCCTGGAATGTGCCGAATATTAGCAGGTGATGCACTAATGGGAGAGAATGAGCGGTTACGCGGCAGAGTTCATCAGTTTTTTGAAAAACTAGAGTCTCAATTTAAGCAAGTATTAAGAGAACGAAAACTACGTGAAGGTAAAACATTTACCATTAATGAAGCAGCTTTAGCTAGCCTATTAGTCTCGTTCGCTGAAGGTAAAATCAGTCAATACGTTCGATCCGGCTACAGTAAAAAGCCAAGTACTGACTTTAATGAGCAATGGCAATTTTTAATGGCCAACAAGTAA
- the coaBC gene encoding bifunctional phosphopantothenoylcysteine decarboxylase/phosphopantothenate--cysteine ligase CoaBC: MQILQDKKIVLGITGGIAAYKTPELVRRLKDHGADIRVVMTEGAKAFITPLTLQAVSGNHVSDSLLDSQAELAMGHIELAKWADLIIIAPATADIIARITAGMANDLLSTLCLATSAPIAIAPAMNQQMWHAKATQVNISTLKQWGFHLWGPGAGEQACGDIGLGRMLDVNELVTLSSDFFVDKYLQDQHWVITAGPTREAIDPVRYISNHSSGKMGYAIAHAALRAGAQVTLISGPVNIPAPAGCELIQVTSAEQMHQQALIYVPQATTFVACAAVADYRVADIADEKIKKDSEHMQISLIKNHDIVADVANLANKPFIVGFAAETQNVEHYARGKLMRKNLDLIAANDVAKAGQGFNSDDNALTLYSAIDKIEIPLANKQIVAKQLVSLINQHYLAKNAKK; encoded by the coding sequence ATGCAAATTCTTCAGGACAAAAAAATAGTACTGGGTATTACAGGTGGTATCGCTGCCTACAAAACACCAGAATTAGTGCGTCGACTTAAAGATCATGGTGCGGATATACGCGTGGTTATGACCGAAGGTGCAAAAGCCTTTATTACGCCATTAACGCTTCAAGCAGTATCGGGCAACCATGTTTCTGATAGCTTATTAGATAGCCAAGCCGAACTCGCCATGGGCCATATTGAGTTGGCTAAATGGGCTGATTTAATTATTATCGCTCCAGCCACTGCGGATATTATTGCTCGTATTACCGCAGGTATGGCTAATGATTTACTCTCAACATTATGCTTAGCAACCAGTGCGCCAATTGCTATTGCCCCGGCAATGAATCAGCAAATGTGGCATGCCAAAGCAACACAAGTTAACATCAGCACATTAAAGCAGTGGGGATTCCATCTTTGGGGCCCTGGTGCTGGCGAACAGGCTTGTGGTGATATAGGTTTAGGCCGCATGTTAGATGTTAATGAATTAGTTACTCTTAGCAGCGATTTTTTTGTCGACAAGTATTTGCAAGACCAACATTGGGTGATTACCGCTGGACCAACACGTGAGGCGATAGATCCGGTGCGTTATATATCGAATCATAGCTCAGGAAAAATGGGCTATGCCATTGCTCATGCCGCATTACGTGCTGGCGCTCAGGTGACGTTAATTTCTGGTCCCGTAAATATACCTGCTCCCGCAGGTTGTGAGCTGATCCAAGTGACTAGTGCCGAACAAATGCATCAACAAGCGCTAATTTATGTTCCGCAAGCTACTACCTTTGTCGCCTGCGCAGCAGTAGCTGATTATCGAGTTGCTGATATTGCCGATGAGAAAATCAAAAAAGATAGCGAACACATGCAAATTTCGCTCATCAAGAACCATGATATTGTTGCTGATGTAGCAAATTTAGCCAATAAACCTTTTATCGTTGGCTTTGCGGCAGAAACACAAAACGTTGAACACTATGCACGCGGCAAACTAATGCGTAAAAACTTAGATTTAATCGCTGCGAATGATGTTGCTAAAGCAGGACAAGGTTTTAATAGTGATGATAATGCTTTAACCCTCTATAGTGCTATTGATAAAATTGAAATTCCTCTAGCTAATAAGCAGATCGTTGCTAAACAGCTAGTTTCATTAATCAATCAACATTATTTAGCCAAAAACGCCAAGAAATAA